The Nitratidesulfovibrio sp. genome has a window encoding:
- a CDS encoding TIGR04326 family surface carbohydrate biosynthesis protein — MTTFILLDGPDAPPRPQPESGGLPPVVAHWARRNVPHGHLSVPALVEAHFTDIRRAYITWAHETGLTRPARSTRNLRELLAVGDTFSHWWFTTLAEKHPKICRNLYEVTKLRALELAIEDARADHVCLVTDDTVLAGILLRFCAVTGRRFELHPAKTEAGNEAGTGTEVAAAPRSAKQRLTDLYYRLPAPVQAVARLGAWLLREKRLLPAAPEATGKASLPAHPRPGTVATYFPNIDVQAAKQGRLRSRYWETLHDALDPQQGGVHGVTWLFIFEPTPHYSLADAIRLRDEFRARKQDGIAFHFIEEFLTPATIAREVLHYCRMALRATRLTRHVAGQCRLPGSRMDFWPYMERNWAESTRGWLGLQRRLMRAAFRQYAAVCAPQEWTIFPMENHPWEKSLAHAMHEARRGPVYGTQHSTVRPTDLRYYEDARAFAEPDAAATLPDLLCCNGQGALGHMRDAGMPADRLGEIEALRYLYLADAAQGAAQGTDADAAPAAPVTPATCPTTSPDAAPGKPTLLIVTSFFVDETDNQLDVLAESARAGTLGGYDVVVKPHPNLPVEGRLAARFPAGGAPRVVNTPVAQLLVPGPHGLVVWAANSTTVALEAAYQRLPLIVQTAANDFNMCPLLGVPGTAFVATADDLAAALCHPAPPDLPSGFLALDRGLPRWRRLLGIPKE; from the coding sequence GTGACCACCTTCATCCTGCTGGATGGACCAGACGCCCCACCCCGCCCGCAACCGGAATCCGGCGGCCTGCCTCCGGTGGTGGCCCACTGGGCCCGGCGCAACGTGCCCCACGGACATCTTTCGGTGCCCGCGCTGGTGGAGGCGCATTTCACGGACATCCGGCGCGCGTACATCACCTGGGCGCACGAGACCGGGCTGACCCGGCCCGCACGTTCCACCCGCAACCTGCGGGAACTGCTGGCCGTGGGCGACACCTTCTCGCACTGGTGGTTCACCACGCTTGCCGAAAAGCATCCCAAAATCTGCCGCAACCTGTACGAAGTGACCAAGCTGCGCGCGTTGGAACTGGCCATAGAGGACGCCCGCGCCGACCATGTCTGCCTGGTCACCGACGACACGGTGCTGGCGGGCATCCTGCTGCGCTTCTGCGCGGTCACCGGACGCCGGTTCGAGCTGCATCCGGCCAAAACGGAAGCCGGAAACGAGGCGGGAACCGGCACGGAAGTCGCCGCCGCCCCCCGCTCGGCCAAACAGCGCCTGACCGACCTGTACTACCGTCTGCCCGCGCCGGTACAGGCCGTGGCGCGCCTTGGCGCGTGGCTGCTGCGCGAAAAGCGCCTGCTGCCCGCCGCGCCGGAGGCCACGGGCAAGGCCAGCCTGCCCGCGCACCCGCGCCCCGGCACCGTGGCCACCTACTTTCCCAACATCGACGTGCAGGCCGCCAAACAAGGTCGGCTGCGCTCGCGCTACTGGGAAACCCTGCACGACGCGCTGGACCCGCAGCAGGGCGGCGTGCATGGCGTGACCTGGCTGTTCATCTTCGAGCCCACGCCGCACTATTCGCTGGCCGACGCCATCCGCCTGCGCGACGAATTCCGCGCCCGCAAGCAGGACGGCATCGCCTTTCACTTCATCGAGGAATTCCTGACCCCGGCCACCATCGCCCGCGAAGTGCTGCATTACTGCCGCATGGCATTGCGCGCCACGCGCCTGACCCGCCACGTGGCCGGGCAGTGCCGCCTGCCCGGTTCGCGCATGGATTTCTGGCCGTACATGGAACGCAACTGGGCGGAATCCACGCGCGGTTGGCTGGGCCTGCAACGCCGCCTGATGCGCGCCGCCTTCCGCCAGTACGCGGCAGTCTGCGCGCCGCAGGAATGGACCATCTTTCCCATGGAAAACCACCCCTGGGAAAAGTCCCTTGCCCACGCCATGCACGAGGCGCGGCGCGGCCCGGTGTACGGCACCCAGCATTCCACAGTGCGCCCCACCGACCTGCGCTACTACGAGGACGCCCGCGCCTTTGCCGAGCCGGACGCCGCCGCCACCCTGCCCGACCTGCTGTGCTGCAACGGCCAGGGAGCGCTGGGCCACATGCGTGACGCGGGCATGCCCGCCGACCGGCTGGGCGAAATCGAGGCGCTGCGCTACCTGTACCTTGCCGATGCCGCGCAGGGTGCGGCGCAGGGCACAGATGCGGACGCGGCTCCGGCTGCGCCCGTCACACCGGCCACCTGCCCGACAACCAGCCCCGACGCCGCGCCGGGCAAGCCCACCCTGCTCATCGTCACCAGCTTTTTCGTCGACGAGACCGACAACCAGCTCGACGTGCTGGCCGAGTCCGCACGGGCAGGCACGCTGGGCGGGTACGACGTGGTGGTCAAGCCGCACCCCAACCTGCCCGTGGAAGGCCGCCTTGCCGCGCGCTTTCCCGCTGGCGGCGCGCCCCGCGTGGTGAACACCCCCGTGGCCCAGCTGCTTGTCCCCGGCCCCCATGGACTGGTCGTCTGGGCCGCCAATTCCACCACCGTGGCGCTGGAAGCCGCCTACCAGCGGCTGCCCCTCATCGTGCAGACCGCCGCCAACGACTTCAACATGTGCCCGCTGCTGGGCGTGCCCGGCACCGCCTTTGTGGCCACCGCCGACGACCTTGCCGCCGCCCTGTGCCACCCCGCACCGCCCGATCTGCCCTCCGGCTTTCTGGCTCTGGATCGCGGGTTGCCCCGCTGGCGGCGGTTGCTGGGTATTCCCAAAGAATAA
- a CDS encoding HAD family hydrolase: MPLSCIVFDCDGVILESVNVKTEAFARVAEPFGADARDRLVAYHMEHGGVSRYKKFEWLFSEVLGREITPDEMDDLGRKYADYAFEGVLNAPMVPGAHDVITAWHGRVPLYVCSGAPHEELVHILTERGLAKYFAAIYGSPPGKTDVLRRAVEKAAVPPAEVVMIGDAKTDMTAAEAVGTLFYGRGEAFAATPHPWGHDLTGLNVWLEGLC, translated from the coding sequence ATGCCCCTTTCCTGCATCGTCTTCGACTGCGACGGCGTCATCCTGGAAAGCGTGAACGTGAAGACCGAAGCCTTCGCCCGCGTGGCCGAACCCTTCGGCGCGGACGCACGCGACCGTCTGGTGGCCTATCACATGGAACACGGCGGCGTGAGCCGCTACAAGAAGTTCGAATGGCTGTTCAGCGAGGTGCTGGGCCGCGAGATCACCCCCGACGAAATGGATGATCTTGGCCGCAAGTATGCGGACTACGCCTTCGAAGGCGTGCTGAACGCCCCCATGGTACCCGGCGCGCACGACGTGATCACCGCGTGGCATGGCCGCGTGCCGCTGTACGTGTGCTCCGGCGCCCCGCACGAGGAACTGGTGCACATCCTGACCGAGCGCGGGCTGGCCAAATACTTCGCGGCCATCTACGGTTCGCCGCCCGGCAAGACCGACGTGCTGCGCCGCGCCGTGGAAAAGGCCGCCGTGCCCCCGGCGGAAGTGGTGATGATCGGCGATGCCAAGACCGACATGACCGCTGCGGAAGCCGTGGGCACCCTGTTCTATGGCCGGGGCGAAGCCTTTGCCGCCACCCCGCACCCGTGGGGGCATGACCTGACGGGGCTGAATGTGTGGCTGGAAGGCCTCTGCTAA